A stretch of Candidatus Dormiibacterota bacterium DNA encodes these proteins:
- the gyrB gene encoding DNA topoisomerase (ATP-hydrolyzing) subunit B translates to MAEKQKYTAEQIQVLEGLEPVRKRPGMYIGGTGIEGLHHLVWEIVNNSIDEALAGHATEVEVVLQADGGVTVTDDGRGIPVDKHKTTGKSALETVLTVLHAGGKFGGGGYKVSGGLHGVGISVVNALSTALTAEVYQNGKVYRQEYKKGVPLSDVKPVGSSDKNGTRITFYPDADIFESIEFNYQTILDYLRHQAYLTKGILVKAVNEASGQRYSYYFEGGIRSYVEHLNKDKTVVNQPPFYVEKTVGDTVVEIAVQYSESFSENVKAFANNIFNAEGGTHITGFRSSLTRVINDYGRKCGLLKENDDNLTGDDVREGLTAVISVKLPDPQFEGQTKAKLGSPEVRGIVEQVTNEWFSYYLEENPNEGKKIIGKSLLSARARMAARAARDTVIRKGALEGMTLPGKLADCSSKDPSKSELYLVEGDSAGGSAKSGRDREFQAILALRGKILNVERARLDRMLGNNEIVNIVKALGTGIAEQFDVSKLRYHRVIIMTDADVDGAHISTLLLTFFYRHMPEVVNGGHLYIAQPPLYLLSAGKKKKLYIYNDDELEKTLDELIKERKGKASEEEKAKAVDIKSEDSEEEESAEAEAETGQTVEETEIVDNQMKERLKAAGFSDIQRYKGLGEMNADQLWETTMDPAGRILLRVSVEDAEKADAIFNKLMGEEVLLRKNFIQTHAKSVVNLDI, encoded by the coding sequence ATGGCTGAAAAACAGAAATACACAGCTGAACAAATTCAAGTCCTTGAAGGTCTAGAGCCGGTCAGAAAGCGGCCCGGTATGTACATTGGCGGCACTGGTATTGAGGGTCTGCATCACTTAGTGTGGGAGATCGTTAATAACTCTATAGACGAGGCTCTGGCTGGACACGCTACCGAGGTAGAGGTGGTATTGCAAGCCGATGGAGGGGTGACTGTGACCGATGATGGGCGTGGTATCCCCGTAGATAAGCACAAGACCACCGGTAAAAGCGCCCTAGAGACAGTACTAACGGTGCTGCATGCTGGCGGTAAGTTCGGCGGCGGTGGATATAAAGTCTCTGGCGGTTTGCATGGCGTCGGCATTAGTGTGGTAAACGCTCTATCGACCGCACTCACGGCTGAGGTATATCAAAACGGCAAGGTTTATCGCCAGGAATACAAAAAAGGCGTCCCGCTGAGTGATGTGAAGCCGGTCGGCAGTAGCGATAAGAATGGTACTAGGATTACCTTTTACCCCGACGCCGATATTTTTGAATCAATAGAGTTCAACTACCAGACTATTTTAGATTATCTGCGACATCAGGCTTATTTGACCAAGGGCATACTGGTGAAGGCTGTAAATGAAGCAAGCGGCCAGAGGTACAGTTACTATTTTGAAGGCGGTATTCGCTCATATGTAGAGCATTTAAATAAGGACAAGACGGTAGTTAATCAGCCGCCGTTCTATGTAGAGAAGACGGTGGGCGATACGGTGGTGGAGATTGCGGTACAGTACTCGGAATCTTTTAGTGAAAACGTCAAAGCCTTTGCCAATAACATATTCAATGCCGAAGGCGGCACGCACATTACCGGCTTCCGCTCATCTTTAACCAGGGTTATAAATGACTACGGCCGTAAGTGCGGCCTGCTGAAAGAAAACGATGATAATTTGACTGGCGATGACGTACGGGAGGGCCTTACAGCTGTTATTTCGGTAAAGCTGCCAGACCCGCAGTTTGAAGGTCAGACCAAAGCTAAGCTTGGAAGCCCAGAGGTAAGGGGGATAGTTGAACAGGTTACTAATGAGTGGTTCAGCTACTATCTGGAAGAAAATCCGAACGAAGGCAAGAAAATTATCGGTAAATCACTGCTTTCGGCTCGTGCCCGTATGGCAGCCAGGGCAGCTAGGGATACTGTAATCCGCAAGGGCGCCCTGGAAGGCATGACCCTGCCGGGTAAACTGGCTGACTGCTCGAGTAAAGACCCTTCCAAGTCGGAATTATATTTAGTAGAAGGCGATAGTGCCGGCGGCTCAGCAAAGAGCGGCCGGGACCGTGAGTTCCAGGCTATTTTGGCGCTGAGAGGCAAAATTTTAAATGTTGAACGAGCCCGCCTAGACCGGATGCTTGGTAATAATGAAATTGTAAATATCGTAAAGGCCCTGGGCACTGGTATAGCTGAGCAGTTTGACGTTTCTAAGCTGCGCTATCACCGTGTGATTATCATGACAGATGCCGATGTGGATGGTGCGCACATTAGCACGCTGCTATTAACCTTCTTTTACCGCCATATGCCAGAGGTGGTTAATGGCGGGCATTTGTATATCGCCCAGCCGCCGTTATATCTACTAAGCGCTGGTAAGAAGAAAAAGCTCTATATATATAATGATGATGAGTTAGAGAAAACGCTGGATGAGCTGATAAAAGAGCGTAAGGGTAAGGCGTCTGAGGAGGAGAAGGCGAAGGCCGTGGATATTAAGTCTGAAGATAGTGAAGAGGAGGAGTCGGCCGAGGCAGAAGCGGAAACCGGGCAGACGGTAGAGGAAACCGAGATAGTAGACAACCAAATGAAGGAGCGCTTAAAGGCGGCTGGCTTTTCTGACATCCAGCGCTACAAGGGTTTGGGTGAAATGAATGCCGACCAGCTTTGGGAAACTACTATGGACCCAGCGGGGCGCATTCTGCTTAGGGTATCGGTTGAAGATGCCGAAAAGGCTGATGCAATATTTAATAAACTGATGGGTGAGGAAGTTCTTTTACGGAAGAACTTTATACAGACTCATGCCAAAAGCGTAGTAAACCTGGACATTTAA
- the gyrA gene encoding DNA gyrase subunit A, which yields MAKQEPLLQPEEKPESNEEVIVDPNLGTVKPATIESVMENRYLDYAMSVIVSRALPDVRDGLKPVHRRILHAMNTIGLRHTAKYRKSANVVGEVMAKYHPHGDAAIYDSMVRMAQDFSYRYPLVDGQGNFGSMDGDSAAAMRYTEARLTRIAEELLFDIEKETVDFRPNYDGSQKEPVVLPAKLPNLLLNGQMGIAVGMATNIPPHNLGELVDGITYLIDNPDCTVEDLMKFVQGPDFPTGGTIYGQESIRQAYGTGKGSIVIRAVAEIEEDKKGNFRIIITEIPYAQNKAVLVEKIADLVKEKKITGISDLRDESSRNGVRIVIELKKDSYPKKILNQLYKMTPMQTAFHVNMLALVDGIQPRVLSLEMILREFVAHRQIVVRRRTEFELRKAKDRAHILEGLKIALDHIDEVIKTIRASRTTDDAQNNLIKQFKLTVLQAKAILAMQLRTLAGLERQKIEDELAELMKLISGLEKILADEKEIFRIIKEELAELKEKYADDRKTKIIPNELGKFSEEELVPNEQVIVTLTQGNYVKRIPANTYKSQGRGGKGIMGMTTKEEDVVEHMVLTNNHDYMLFFTNKGRVFRVKVYEIPAASRTAKGQPIVNVIQLQPDEKVTSLNTFTSATDAEHYLFMATRKGTVKKTPLKDYANVRTSGIVAIKLDDGDELKWVKLTSGQDQIIMSTALGQAIRFKETDARPMGRATRGVRGIRLRAGDMVVGMDVVQPNSQLLVIMENGYGKRTSIEQFATHARGGVGIKAGVVTEKTGKTVDVRAITDTTDDAVIVSTNGQIIRLPLKGVSLIGRATQGVRMMKMNDKDKVASLALVGESKIEEEVAQPDTVKADD from the coding sequence ATGGCTAAGCAAGAACCACTACTACAGCCTGAAGAGAAACCGGAATCCAACGAGGAGGTTATTGTAGACCCGAATCTCGGCACGGTTAAACCTGCCACTATTGAGAGTGTAATGGAAAACCGCTACCTCGATTACGCCATGAGTGTGATAGTTTCTCGCGCCTTGCCAGACGTGCGCGATGGGCTTAAGCCCGTGCACCGGCGCATCCTGCATGCCATGAACACTATTGGCCTGCGGCATACCGCCAAGTACCGCAAGAGTGCCAATGTAGTCGGTGAGGTAATGGCCAAGTACCACCCTCATGGAGATGCTGCTATATATGACTCTATGGTGCGTATGGCCCAGGATTTCAGCTATCGCTACCCGCTGGTAGACGGCCAGGGTAACTTTGGCTCAATGGATGGCGATTCGGCCGCTGCTATGCGTTATACCGAGGCCAGACTAACCCGAATTGCCGAAGAACTGCTATTTGATATAGAGAAAGAAACGGTTGATTTCAGGCCTAACTACGATGGCTCCCAGAAAGAGCCAGTGGTACTGCCGGCTAAACTGCCCAACCTGCTCTTAAACGGGCAAATGGGTATTGCCGTCGGTATGGCCACGAACATTCCACCGCACAACCTTGGCGAGCTGGTAGACGGCATCACTTATTTAATAGATAACCCCGACTGCACAGTAGAAGACCTCATGAAATTCGTACAAGGGCCAGATTTCCCAACCGGCGGCACTATTTACGGTCAGGAATCGATCCGCCAGGCATACGGTACCGGCAAGGGCTCGATTGTCATCCGCGCGGTAGCCGAGATTGAAGAAGACAAAAAGGGCAACTTCCGCATCATTATCACCGAAATTCCATACGCCCAGAATAAGGCGGTACTAGTAGAGAAGATTGCCGACTTGGTGAAGGAAAAGAAGATTACAGGCATTAGCGACCTGCGCGATGAAAGTTCGCGTAATGGGGTAAGGATCGTGATTGAACTGAAGAAAGACTCATATCCCAAGAAAATTCTGAACCAGCTATATAAGATGACGCCGATGCAGACAGCCTTCCATGTAAATATGCTGGCATTGGTAGACGGCATTCAGCCCAGGGTTTTGAGCCTGGAGATGATTCTGCGCGAGTTCGTGGCTCACCGTCAGATAGTAGTGCGCCGGCGAACCGAGTTCGAACTGCGTAAAGCCAAGGACAGAGCCCATATCTTAGAAGGCTTAAAGATTGCGCTCGATCATATAGATGAGGTTATTAAAACCATTCGGGCCTCCCGAACCACCGATGATGCACAGAATAACCTGATTAAACAGTTCAAATTGACTGTTTTACAAGCCAAGGCAATACTTGCCATGCAGCTTCGTACGCTGGCAGGCCTTGAGCGCCAGAAAATAGAAGATGAGCTGGCTGAGCTCATGAAGCTCATCAGCGGTTTGGAAAAAATCTTAGCCGACGAAAAAGAAATATTCCGAATTATCAAAGAGGAGCTTGCCGAACTGAAAGAGAAATATGCTGATGATCGCAAAACTAAAATAATTCCGAATGAATTAGGTAAGTTTTCAGAAGAGGAGCTGGTACCGAACGAGCAGGTGATAGTAACCCTGACCCAAGGCAATTATGTAAAACGTATACCAGCCAACACCTATAAATCACAAGGCCGCGGCGGCAAGGGCATTATGGGTATGACGACTAAAGAAGAGGATGTGGTAGAGCACATGGTGCTGACCAATAACCATGACTATATGCTGTTCTTTACAAACAAGGGTCGTGTTTTCAGGGTTAAAGTTTATGAAATTCCGGCCGCTTCGCGAACAGCCAAAGGCCAGCCGATCGTTAATGTGATCCAATTGCAGCCAGATGAAAAGGTGACTTCGCTAAACACCTTCACATCAGCTACGGATGCTGAGCACTATCTGTTTATGGCTACCCGTAAGGGCACAGTGAAGAAGACTCCGCTTAAAGATTATGCTAACGTTCGGACCTCTGGTATCGTAGCCATTAAGCTCGACGATGGCGATGAACTGAAGTGGGTCAAACTTACCAGTGGTCAGGACCAGATTATTATGTCTACCGCTCTCGGCCAGGCCATCCGCTTTAAAGAAACAGATGCGCGGCCGATGGGCCGGGCTACCAGGGGAGTGCGCGGTATACGCTTGCGCGCAGGTGATATGGTGGTGGGGATGGATGTCGTTCAGCCTAACTCCCAGCTGCTTGTAATTATGGAGAACGGTTACGGCAAGCGCACGAGTATTGAGCAGTTTGCAACTCACGCAAGAGGCGGCGTGGGTATTAAGGCCGGTGTGGTAACTGAGAAGACGGGTAAAACCGTGGATGTAAGAGCTATTACAGATACTACAGATGATGCTGTAATTGTTTCTACAAATGGTCAGATTATCCGCTTACCACTAAAGGGCGTTTCGCTAATCGGCCGGGCAACCCAGGGTGTTCGCATGATGAAAATGAATGACAAGGATAAGGTAGCCTCGCTGGCACTAGTGGGGGAGTCTAAGATTGAAGAAGAAGTAGCACAGCCAGATACGGTAAAAGCCGATGATTAA
- a CDS encoding divergent PAP2 family protein: MINPYIVVPVAVWAIAQFLKFVIAASHGRLDFKYLYASGGMPSVHAAVVTSLSTTAFLIDGPTSAIFGITVILAGIVMYDSFGVRRSSGEQAVAINHILASLDKDRAPMFHQQEHIREVLGHKPSEVIVGASLGTLLAVLFNIDRAGLLLATLSTPVPFAVTLLTAALSAILLVGVLAGRIWLLKKYAKVTAVKTVVKRVFIVDAVFASVGLALAFLQYEKIEGALWVVWPLVLLLTLAVIKILILRAYKQPIREALAAHKARLDKQKWIEGPNKDRRKKKKRK; encoded by the coding sequence ATGATTAATCCGTATATAGTAGTTCCGGTTGCTGTCTGGGCTATTGCCCAGTTTTTAAAATTTGTGATTGCGGCCAGTCATGGCAGGCTAGACTTTAAATATCTATATGCATCGGGCGGAATGCCTAGTGTGCATGCGGCGGTGGTAACCTCACTCTCCACCACGGCCTTTTTAATAGATGGCCCAACTTCTGCTATATTTGGCATTACTGTGATTTTGGCCGGTATTGTAATGTATGATTCCTTCGGCGTCCGGCGCTCTAGCGGAGAGCAGGCGGTGGCGATTAACCATATACTGGCAAGCCTGGATAAGGACAGAGCACCAATGTTTCACCAGCAAGAACATATTCGTGAAGTGCTTGGCCATAAACCATCGGAGGTAATTGTAGGAGCATCATTAGGAACTCTGCTGGCAGTATTATTTAACATCGACCGAGCCGGCTTACTGCTTGCTACGCTGAGTACACCGGTACCCTTTGCAGTCACCTTGCTCACAGCTGCTTTATCGGCGATCCTTCTGGTTGGGGTGCTAGCCGGCAGGATCTGGCTGCTTAAAAAATATGCTAAAGTTACAGCTGTTAAAACGGTTGTTAAAAGAGTCTTTATTGTAGATGCGGTATTTGCATCGGTCGGTCTAGCATTGGCATTCCTGCAATACGAGAAAATAGAAGGGGCATTGTGGGTGGTTTGGCCGCTAGTTTTACTCTTAACACTGGCAGTTATTAAGATATTAATACTCCGTGCATATAAGCAGCCGATCCGCGAGGCTCTAGCCGCACACAAAGCACGGCTAGACAAGCAAAAGTGGATAGAGGGCCCTAACAAAGACCGTCGCAAGAAGAAAAAACGGAAATAG
- a CDS encoding chorismate mutase, translating into MKNSDLSGWREQIDEIDQQIITLLAKRHIISQKIGEIKSSTGQSVYDPQREKEMLKQQRALADKLQLEPEFITEIYQIILQASKKVQTKVKGLAKL; encoded by the coding sequence ATGAAAAACTCTGATCTATCCGGCTGGCGTGAACAAATAGATGAGATCGACCAGCAGATTATTACACTCTTAGCCAAAAGGCATATTATAAGCCAAAAAATTGGAGAGATTAAAAGTAGCACCGGGCAGTCAGTGTATGATCCGCAACGAGAGAAAGAAATGCTTAAGCAGCAGCGGGCTCTGGCCGACAAGCTTCAGCTCGAACCAGAGTTTATAACCGAAATTTATCAAATTATCCTTCAAGCTTCTAAGAAGGTTCAAACTAAAGTTAAAGGATTGGCTAAATTATGA
- a CDS encoding DUF192 domain-containing protein has protein sequence MKKLLLATAILITCAVLLLIYMNSSRIHTLPLTSVEIADTEKERNRGLMGRNELCRSCGMLFVYNNEAVRTFWMKDTPISLDIIFIDGSGKVVRVAKNVQPNSEVSISSGKPVQYVLEVNTGMSDEYGLRVGQKIDINSLLIDSP, from the coding sequence ATGAAGAAATTGCTACTAGCGACTGCCATACTTATAACCTGCGCAGTCCTTTTACTTATATATATGAATAGTTCGCGCATACACACACTGCCGCTGACTAGCGTGGAGATAGCAGATACCGAGAAGGAGCGTAACCGTGGGCTTATGGGTAGGAACGAACTGTGCCGCAGCTGCGGTATGCTATTTGTATATAATAATGAAGCCGTGCGCACTTTCTGGATGAAGGATACGCCTATATCTCTGGATATAATCTTTATAGATGGCAGCGGCAAGGTAGTTCGGGTAGCAAAAAACGTGCAGCCAAACAGTGAAGTATCAATATCCTCCGGCAAACCAGTGCAGTACGTTCTAGAGGTGAATACCGGTATGAGCGACGAGTACGGCTTGAGGGTAGGGCAGAAGATTGATATTAATAGCCTGTTGATAGACTCACCTTAA
- the mihF gene encoding integration host factor, actinobacterial type, whose protein sequence is MSGIGAKTSGDRPPARSLDQRMSALEKANEIRIRRAEFKRQLSACEADLRETLLDVPAWLATMKVVDAVRAVPKIGRVKTRQILLQKKISPSKTLGGLSARQRQAIIAELPDPAKVLASKSQRQARHHPQSQHMEALERANSIRISQAVCKQAIARGELSVREVLTNLPPEMGSMTIMELLRAQNRWGQTRARRLLFGVGISEHKSVGSLTERQRSILCMALDAKQPQISLLSAQTPEFALT, encoded by the coding sequence ATGAGCGGAATAGGAGCCAAAACAAGCGGCGACAGGCCTCCGGCGCGGAGCCTGGACCAGCGCATGAGCGCGCTTGAAAAGGCCAACGAGATAAGGATACGGCGAGCTGAATTCAAGCGCCAGCTAAGTGCCTGTGAGGCCGATCTCCGAGAAACTCTTCTGGATGTGCCAGCCTGGCTTGCGACTATGAAGGTCGTAGATGCCGTGAGGGCCGTCCCAAAGATCGGCAGGGTCAAGACCCGCCAGATTCTGCTGCAAAAGAAAATTTCGCCTAGCAAGACACTGGGCGGCCTTTCAGCCAGACAGCGCCAGGCAATCATAGCCGAGCTGCCTGATCCAGCAAAGGTGCTGGCCAGTAAAAGCCAGCGCCAGGCCAGGCATCACCCGCAGTCGCAGCACATGGAGGCCCTTGAAAGAGCCAATTCCATCCGGATCAGCCAAGCCGTGTGCAAGCAAGCGATTGCCCGGGGCGAGCTGAGCGTCAGGGAGGTACTTACTAACCTCCCTCCCGAGATGGGTTCCATGACTATCATGGAACTGCTGAGAGCTCAGAATCGCTGGGGGCAGACCCGTGCACGTAGGCTGCTGTTTGGCGTCGGAATCAGCGAGCACAAATCCGTCGGTTCGCTCACAGAGCGGCAGCGGTCTATCCTTTGCATGGCATTGGATGCCAAGCAGCCGCAGATCAGTCTTCTTTCGGCGCAGACACCCGAGTTCGCTCTGACCTGA
- a CDS encoding ferric reductase-like transmembrane domain-containing protein yields MKAQWQKVRYGYGPVLGLIICLIPLVLWLPRQPIDSYFSEPSIIFATLAKICSLTGIAMFAWALILSARLRFLERAHNGLDKVYRYHHIFGGLAFILIMLHPVFLTLKFEAIASGLSAELWWSGNFSLVLGRLALAVMVFALIFAYFIKLKHLAWVRVHRILGLVFIIGSWHALAVRGQLDVNPPLFSYMLTLMSLGSLAYFYHSIFGTLLIKRFRYTVERVERPARDITEIILKPKRWPIIFTPGQFAFVSVRDPHVDTEAHPYSFAGSSHERSVRFVVKALGDHTRKLEDVLPGSEVILEGPYGRFSHLNMSKRRQIWVAGGIGITPFLSMAHSLSARYKVDLYDCNKTAGEAVYAKELQALADKNPNFRLIQVCEDEDGFVSAQMIKEASGDLTNADILICGPPQMADALMGQFEDLGIDPDRLHFEDFRY; encoded by the coding sequence ATGAAAGCGCAATGGCAGAAGGTGAGGTACGGATACGGGCCGGTTCTAGGCCTGATTATTTGTTTAATACCGCTTGTATTGTGGCTGCCAAGGCAACCCATAGACTCCTACTTCTCTGAGCCAAGCATTATTTTTGCCACGCTTGCTAAGATCTGCTCATTAACCGGCATTGCAATGTTCGCCTGGGCTTTGATATTAAGTGCCAGATTGAGATTTCTGGAGCGGGCGCATAACGGGCTAGATAAGGTATACCGCTACCACCACATATTCGGCGGTCTGGCATTCATATTAATAATGCTGCATCCGGTATTTCTAACCCTCAAATTCGAGGCTATAGCAAGTGGCTTATCGGCTGAACTATGGTGGAGTGGTAATTTCAGCTTAGTATTGGGGCGTTTGGCTCTGGCCGTAATGGTCTTTGCTCTAATATTTGCGTACTTTATTAAATTGAAGCACCTGGCCTGGGTAAGGGTGCATCGAATACTCGGCTTGGTTTTTATTATCGGTTCTTGGCATGCCTTGGCGGTTCGGGGTCAGCTAGACGTCAATCCGCCCCTGTTTTCTTATATGCTTACACTTATGAGCCTGGGGAGTCTGGCCTATTTTTACCATTCTATTTTTGGGACACTCTTAATTAAACGCTTTCGGTATACCGTAGAGAGGGTGGAGCGTCCAGCCCGCGATATTACAGAAATCATCTTAAAGCCAAAACGCTGGCCAATTATCTTTACCCCGGGCCAGTTTGCCTTTGTTAGTGTGCGTGATCCTCATGTAGATACTGAGGCGCACCCATACTCTTTTGCCGGGAGTAGCCATGAGCGCAGCGTTAGGTTCGTAGTTAAGGCCCTGGGCGATCACACCCGAAAGCTAGAGGATGTCTTGCCGGGTTCGGAGGTGATATTAGAAGGTCCTTACGGCCGGTTCAGTCATTTAAATATGTCAAAGAGGCGGCAGATTTGGGTGGCTGGGGGTATCGGTATAACACCCTTTTTAAGCATGGCTCATAGCTTATCGGCACGGTACAAGGTAGACCTATATGATTGCAATAAAACTGCGGGGGAGGCTGTATATGCCAAAGAATTGCAGGCGCTGGCAGATAAGAATCCGAACTTTCGGCTGATTCAGGTTTGTGAGGATGAAGACGGTTTTGTGAGCGCCCAGATGATCAAGGAAGCATCGGGTGATTTAACAAATGCCGATATATTAATCTGCGGGCCGCCGCAAATGGCTGACGCGCTAATGGGTCAGTTCGAGGATTTGGGTATTGATCCCGACCGCCTGCACTTCGAAGATTTCCGGTATTAG
- a CDS encoding SRPBCC family protein — protein MKTIKQSVIFDCPAHAVYAAFMSEKKHAEFTHAPASIEPKVGGKYTAYEDGLVGEFIKLVPDELIGMKWRCVMDGWPEDHYSTITIELNQTSDGTELELTQTDVPDACEESIAAGWHEFYWEPMQELLDRD, from the coding sequence ATGAAAACGATTAAGCAATCTGTAATATTCGACTGCCCGGCGCATGCGGTATATGCAGCATTCATGAGTGAGAAAAAGCATGCCGAATTTACTCACGCACCAGCATCTATCGAACCAAAGGTGGGCGGAAAATACACCGCTTATGAGGACGGACTGGTGGGGGAGTTTATCAAACTAGTGCCCGACGAGCTCATCGGCATGAAGTGGCGCTGTGTAATGGACGGCTGGCCGGAAGATCATTATTCCACAATTACCATCGAGCTGAATCAAACATCAGACGGAACCGAACTCGAGCTTACACAGACTGATGTGCCTGACGCGTGTGAAGAATCAATCGCGGCTGGCTGGCATGAGTTCTACTGGGAGCCGATGCAAGAGTTGCTGGATAGGGATTAA
- a CDS encoding TrmH family RNA methyltransferase → MVQLTLILDNLRSSYNVGSLLRTCDSAGVNHIICCGTTPYPRLPKDARDPVVINRNTREIAKSALGAEKTVKIEYYNDTSQAVSYLHQNGWVIYVLELAPNATNILDFKPKLPAALIVGNEVSGVSERILNMCDEVLCIPQAGSKESLNVSVAAGIAIYQLIRN, encoded by the coding sequence ATGGTTCAACTTACGCTTATTTTAGACAATTTACGCAGTTCCTATAATGTAGGTAGCCTGCTTAGAACATGCGATTCTGCAGGTGTAAACCATATAATTTGCTGCGGTACTACTCCCTACCCGCGCCTGCCAAAAGATGCACGCGACCCGGTAGTAATTAACCGTAATACCCGCGAAATAGCTAAGTCTGCGCTCGGCGCAGAGAAGACAGTAAAAATTGAGTACTATAATGATACAAGCCAAGCGGTTTCATACTTACACCAAAATGGCTGGGTAATTTATGTATTGGAATTAGCTCCGAACGCAACTAATATTTTAGATTTTAAGCCTAAGCTGCCGGCTGCTTTAATCGTAGGCAACGAAGTAAGCGGTGTCAGTGAGAGAATATTAAATATGTGCGATGAAGTGCTATGTATACCACAAGCCGGCAGCAAGGAGTCGCTGAATGTCAGCGTTGCTGCCGGAATCGCGATTTATCAGCTAATTAGAAACTAG
- a CDS encoding KGG domain-containing protein — MPGTPAGGRKAAATNKQRYGMNFYMTIGRKGGQISRGGGFAHNPELARVAGRKGGQASRRRKSNEQ, encoded by the coding sequence ATGCCAGGTACACCCGCAGGAGGCCGAAAAGCTGCAGCTACTAACAAGCAGCGTTACGGAATGAACTTCTATATGACCATTGGCCGCAAAGGCGGTCAGATCAGCCGTGGTGGTGGTTTTGCCCACAACCCGGAACTAGCTCGTGTTGCCGGCCGCAAAGGCGGTCAGGCTAGTCGTCGGCGCAAGTCGAACGAACAATAA
- a CDS encoding ROK family protein: MNIGVDIGASKILVVGGDDDYKILASQKFPTPHHAHQGMVEMTHVIEQVAGNKKVKSIAVAAPGPQDRKKGMILKTPNMGWEPVNVTSHLKNHFKVPVVLEKDCNVAALAEAKLGAAKGYDYVLYVTISTGVGTGIIMDGQIYHGAYDPEGGHMLIHAENQAEELERAVSGPAIKRRFGVYGYEITQAKIWDELAHDMAQGIYNLITTISPSIVVMGGGVNVHFKKFEKPLIKHLKSCKPLYPLPPIVPAKFIETAPAYGALILASKLKQK; the protein is encoded by the coding sequence ATGAATATCGGCGTAGACATCGGTGCATCTAAAATTCTGGTCGTGGGCGGAGACGACGATTACAAGATATTGGCCAGTCAGAAGTTCCCTACCCCCCATCATGCCCACCAAGGAATGGTAGAGATGACGCACGTTATAGAGCAAGTGGCCGGGAACAAGAAAGTTAAATCCATCGCTGTTGCCGCACCAGGACCGCAAGACAGAAAAAAGGGCATGATTCTCAAAACTCCCAATATGGGGTGGGAGCCGGTGAATGTCACAAGCCACCTCAAAAACCACTTTAAAGTGCCAGTTGTATTGGAAAAGGACTGTAACGTGGCCGCCTTGGCCGAAGCAAAGCTGGGAGCCGCCAAAGGCTATGACTACGTCTTGTATGTGACGATTTCTACTGGTGTAGGTACAGGTATCATTATGGATGGTCAGATTTACCACGGCGCGTATGACCCAGAGGGAGGGCATATGCTGATTCACGCCGAAAACCAAGCCGAGGAGCTGGAGCGGGCTGTTTCAGGCCCGGCCATTAAGCGGCGCTTCGGGGTTTATGGTTATGAAATCACTCAAGCCAAAATCTGGGATGAATTGGCCCATGATATGGCCCAGGGAATATACAATTTAATCACCACTATCTCCCCTTCAATCGTTGTTATGGGGGGCGGGGTTAATGTCCACTTTAAAAAGTTCGAAAAGCCTTTAATTAAGCACCTCAAATCCTGCAAGCCGCTCTACCCTCTACCCCCGATTGTGCCAGCTAAATTCATCGAGACAGCACCGGCCTACGGAGCATTAATCTTAGCCTCAAAACTAAAACAGAAATAA